TACCAGCCGTCGGAGTCGTCGTAGTTGATGACGACCGCGGTGTCCTTCCACTGCGGGAGAAGCTGGATGTGGTTGATGGTGTTGGCCAGGAACGTCTGCTCGTCCAGCGGGTCGGAGTAGCCGGCGTGGCCGTCCTGAAATTCAGGAGCCTTCAGGAAGCTGACCTCCGGGAGGCGGCCGGAATCGGCCGCGGTCCAGAAGTTGCTGAGGTCGTACTGGTGGTTGGCCTGGTCGCTGTGCCCGATCATTGCCGCCGACGACGGGGGAAGGTGCTTCGGGTTGGCGGTCGACGCGTAGTACTGGAACGGCTCGTGGTGGGCGCTGTAGTCGGCGGCCTGGCTCCCGGCGATGTTGGCATGGGTTGCGCCGCAGACCGGAGCGCCGCCGGCGCCGCGGCTGGTCGGCCCGAAGCCGCCCTGGAACCAGCCCCAGGTGATCTTCTTGGCATTGAGCAGATCGCCGACGTTCTTTCCGCTCATCTGCGCGGTGGTGCCCTTGCCGCAGCCGTCGAGGGTCGGGTCGGCGTCGCCGAAGAGCGTCCCGTTGGCGATCGGTGCGCCGGTGCCGGTGGCCGTAGCGCCGTGCGTCTGGCCGGAGATCAGGTTCAGCGCTCCCGGCGTCGACGGTCCGAAGGTGGTGTCGTATGAGTTGTCCGACATCGCGAAGTTCTGCGCGTAGTTCCACAGCCCGGTGACGGTGTTGCCGTCGTAGTAGTCCATGACGAGTCCCGGTCGGAAGTATTCGCCGGTGAAGGTCGCCGAGCAGTCGCCGGACTGCGTGAACTGCACGAACTTGTCCAACAGCCCGTGGTCGACGGCCTGCTGCTCCGGCAG
This is a stretch of genomic DNA from Mycobacteriales bacterium. It encodes these proteins:
- a CDS encoding alkaline phosphatase family protein translates to FGTYPNATNPSGDPKFVAKPGTPSVNGLTSTLLHSNPNSAQPTLLTRGQAVTCDQNHSYLPEQQAVDHGLLDKFVQFTQSGDCSATFTGEYFRPGLVMDYYDGNTVTGLWNYAQNFAMSDNSYDTTFGPSTPGALNLISGQTHGATATGTGAPIANGTLFGDADPTLDGCGKGTTAQMSGKNVGDLLNAKKITWGWFQGGFGPTSRGAGGAPVCGATHANIAGSQAADYSAHHEPFQYYASTANPKHLPPSSAAMIGHSDQANHQYDLSNFWTAADSGRLPEVSFLKAPEFQDGHAGYSDPLDEQTFLANTINHIQLLPQWKDTAVVINYDDSDGWYDHQMGPIVNASNDPSNDAVGGAGNCGTPAPGAYLDRCGYGPRLPMLVISPYAKRNFVDSAVTDQSSILKFVESNWSLGQIGDQSFDAKAGPIDGMLDFAKRGSTKPVLLNPSTGEVTKHVQLTH